From the genome of Candidatus Hydrogenedentota bacterium:
TAAGCGACGCGAAGTCCGTCGCCACGGGCTTCTTCGGCTTCTGCTGCTGGGCGACAGGGGCCTCCATGAGCGACGCGAAATCGGTCGCCTCATATTTTTCGGGCGTCCCGGTTGTCCCATCAGATTCTGGCCGGTGAGATTTCATGCAAATCGCGCTCCGTCTCAATATGCAACACGTCGATGCCGTCGCCCGCCAGCATGACCGAGGCCTCCTCGTACCCGTGGTAGTTGTCGATCAGGAATACGGTGACTGAGAATCCGGAGAGCTTCATCTGGGCAAGCACCCGCGCGAACTCCGGCGTTACCCGCGGCACAACGGGGATGAGGGTGGCGTCCCGCGGCTGCTTGCGGAACTCGGCCATCAACAAGGCCCCCACGTCGAGCCCGTCGGTGGGCAGTACCCGGGCAAGATTCTCGATGATATGCAGCGCCTGCACCGGGCTTCGCCGCGTGGGCACCTCGAGCGGACGCAACGTGTCGGACTTCTCCTCGCCGGCTACTCCTGATTCGGCTTCCTGCCGCGACAGGGTTTCAGTGCCCGCGACCTCGTAGCGAGCCGCCTCGGCGGCGTCGCGCGCGTTGGTTATCATCCCCAGTTGCTCGCCCGAAAGCTGCAACAGGTAGGCGAGGGAGGCAACCGTAGTGATGGCGAGCTCCATCCGCTGCTCTGCTTTGTCGCCGGCGTAGGCGTCCTGGTGCAGGTCGAGCACAAGGGTTGCGCCCAGAACGTTCGAAGGTTCGGTCTGCTTCGTGAAGAGGTCGCCCATCCGTGCCGAAGCCTTCCAATGAATGAGGTTCAGGGGATCTCCCCGCTGGTATTCACGCACTCCCGCGATGCGGGACGGGTCCTCGTAGATTCGGTTCGAGATGCGCACGGGTCCCTGTGGACGGCGCGCGGCAATCGTGAAGGTCTCGATATAGGCTACCGTGGGAAGCACCGAGATGTAATCCTGACGCTTGCCCGTGATAAACCGCCGTTGGAGCCCGAACAAATCTCCCGATTCCATCAGGAGCGGCCCGATGCGATGGTAGCCGCGGCGGGGGCACGTCAAGGTGTATCGAAACCGCAGCGTGCGGCCGGGCATCAGCACCGCCAGCCTGGAGTTGTCGCCTGCGCGCGGGAAATCGGGCGGATGAAGGTCCTCGACATAGAGCCACGGAATAGGCCATCCGCGCCGGTTCTCGACGGTCACTTCGACGGTGATATCCTCGCCCTGGTTCAGGGTTGTACGGTCGAGCGTGCGACGGCAGTCCAGCCCGCTGAGCCATGCCCACGAGCTGAAATGCGCTATGCCTACAAGCAACAGGAAGCCGTAGGCGGCATACGACAGGTACGGACTCTGTATTACGAACGCCAGAGCCAGGACAACGCCGCCGATGATGAACCAGAAGGCATTTCGCATTTCCCGTCTATCATGCCACGTCAGCCCGCGTGAGGAGAAACTGTTTCGGAGACCTGCTGTCGCAAGAGTCGCGTGGCCGGGAAACCACGCCACAGCAGAGGAGCGTGAAGAAGATTCTCCGGCCGCCTACTTGATCAGGCCCGGTAGTTCATCCGGTACCGACCACGTGAGCAACACGACTTCGTAAGGTTCGCGGTGACGGTAGATGCGCACGAGCACGCCGTTGTCGAGCACCCAGAAGTCCGTGACATGCCCTTCGCCTTTCTTAAACCACGTGCGGGCGGTGGAAAGCTGGGTCAGCACGACGTGGTTGGCCTCGAATGACTTGCCCGTAGACAGCTCGATGCGCTCTTTACCCTTATGCTCGAAACGAATCCGATAACTTTCCACGTCTTCGCCGGTGTAATCGGTATCGTAGACGTCCAGCTCCTTCGATTGTCCTTCAGACAGGTTCAGCCCCGCGAGGAGTATCGGCGCGACGCAATACGGGTCCGGCCGCGTGTTGGGGTCGAAAGAAGCGCCAGCGGGCACATCGGCGACCATGTCGCCGCCAAGCTGTCCTTCCTGCACTTTTGTGCGTTGCATGGCGCCTTGGCCGAACACGTACTCGGCGTGGTAACCGGGGCGTTCGCCGCTTGGATAGTGAATGACGTACTTTTGCAGCCGCTTTTCGGCGTCTGAGACCGCCAAGTAGGTCGACGGATAGAACGTCAACTCGCTCCAGACGGCCAATCCGCCGTCCGGCGTCTTTTTGTATGCCACCTCGGCCGTGCCTGCTTCTTGTCCGCGGCTGAAATGTTTGTAGAGCGCCTTAAACGCGACCTCGCCCGGGACATCTTCGAGAGACGGTGCGGGCGGCAACGCCGGCGCGGCTGCAAACCCCTCGGCGGGTGTTATCCAGGCCGGGTCGCCCGGGTCGGGGCTGGCGGTCTTGCCGAGGTAGACGTCGTGGCCGTTGCCGCTGGCGTCGTGGAGCTCCTGGCCCGAGCCCTCCTCGAAGTTCCAGTAGGCCACAAGCCCCGCGGTGCCGGGTTTGATGCCGCCTTCCATGTCCTGGCGGATTTCCTCGGGGCTTCGCACGATATTCCATAACTGAATCTCGCCGATGTCCCCGTGGAAGTATTGCCAGTTGCCTTTATCGACGGCCCCGAGCACGATCCACATCCGGGAGGTATCGTACACGGGCATTTGGGGCAGAGGCGATTCCCCCACCAGGCCGCCGTTCAGGTATACGCGGAGTTTTCCCGCGCCGGCGTCGCGCACGCCCGTCCAGAAATTCCAATCGTGCCCTACGGGCACGGTCGATGATGCGGAGAATGCCACTGGAGCGTCGGTGCGTATAGTCACCCGGTCGTTGTGGATGAACAGGCTCAGGGGGTCCTGCCCGAACGTTTCGTCGCCCCGCCAGAGGATCTGCTCGTCGAACCGGGCCGTATCGCCTTGCTTGCGTATCCATGCCGAGATGGTGGCGTCGCCGCGGATGTCCAGGCTCTCGCTGGGACCTACCATGATGAAGTCGCCCGCGCCGTCAAAACGGAGCGCCGCCCTGCCATGGTAGGGGCGCGCCTCGCCTCCCGCGGTCAGTGATTCGCCTGCCGCGAGAGCCTCGTATCCCGGCAAGGTCTCCGGCGCCGACCACTCGAGCAGCTCGAGTTCGTAGGGTTCACGATGGCGGAGGATGCGGACAATCACGCCGTTATCGAGCACCCAGAAGTCGGTGACATGGGTCGCGCGCTTCTTGAACCACGTGTCCCCGCTTGTGACCTGTTCGAGCACGATGTGCGTGGCTTCAAACTTGCCCGCGGGAACGATCACTTGCTCTTTCCCCACATTCGTGAAGCTGATGGTATAGGCCGCCATGGCATCGCCGGAGTTGTCCCAGTCATATACGGGCATCTCCTTCCGCTCTCCGCCCGCGAGGTTGAGACCGCGGAGAACGATATTCGCGGCAGCATAGGGGTCGGGGCGGCTATTGGGGTCGAACAACGCGCCTTTCGGCACGGGAAGGGCTCTATCGTCCCAGTCTTCGCGAATGCCCCGGCGCGTCACGAGCACCTGGCCGTCCTGGATGTTGAGGTCGAGCCGGTAACCGGGCTTGTCTCCCTGGGCTTCGCGGACGGAGGCGTACGCGATGATTTGGCGGGCTTCATTTCCTTTAGCGATTTCCGTCGAGTTCATGAAGGGCAGACGTGTGATGGCCGTCACTGCGCCCGTCTCGGTTTGCTTCAGCCACAGCTCTCCGGGCTCCGGGAGCTCGCCTCCCCGGCTGCGGTGGCGGTATTTCCCGTGGAATATCACTTTGCCGGGAATCTCGGGGAAAGCGCCGGCGGAAGCCGTCTCCTCCGCGCCCGACAGCGCCGCCGTGCCTGTAGCGGACGGCGTAACGGCTCCGGCAGGTCCCGCGGACGCGGTGCGCAAGCCCGGGAGCGCTGCGATTGCCAGCATGGCCAGAACCGCTATCCCGGCAAGCGACAGCCGGTGAGGTTTGCGCAGCGTGGTATCCATGAGCCGGGTCAACCGGCGGCCCAGGGGATGCATGCGGTCGGCAAACCCCAATATGGCGGGCGACCAACCCGGCCGGGCAACCGTCGACGCCGCGTTAATCAGGCTGCGGCAATACGTGTGTTCGTCGGCAAGGCGCAGCGAAAGCACGAGGTCATCGCAGCAGTCCTCACGGGTCCGCCGCAACGATTTCACGAGCATCCAGACCACGGGATTAAACCACCAGAGGGTTAACAGGACGTTTTCCAGCACCAGTACCCACGGGTCCCTGCGCCGAAGGTGGGCCAGCTCGTGCGCCAGCACGACTTCCAATCCCGCAGGGTCCAACTTCTCCGCCATGGATTCCGGGAGAACGGCCGCGGGACGGAACAGCCCGACCGCCATGGGCGCGGCGTCGCCGGGAGCAAGGAACACCTCAACATCGCCGCGCAACCCGAGGGCTTCACTGGCGCGCGCCGCCGCATCGCGCACCGGCCCCTCCCACGCCGGACGGCAGGACGCGAGCGTCTTTCGCAACATCGCAAGCGACCACAACATCCACCCGCCCATCATGATCGCGCCCGCAATATGCAGCGCCATCAACCAGCCCCGCAAGGTCAGGCGCGCGGACCGAACGGGCGGCGCCTGCCTTCCGGATTCGCCTACATGCGTGTCCGCGGCCCCTTGAACAGCCGTGCCTATCCCCGCGCGTTGCGGAACCGCTAGTTCGGGAGACTGAGCCCGGGCAACGTTCGCGGGACCGGACTCCGATCCCGCCGGAACGGCTTCCGTGTCCTCGAGCGCGGGCGCCTGGATCCGGGCCGGCTCCGGCATCCAGAAGAATACTCCAACCGGCAGCGCCAGCATGGGCGGAATCGCGAATTTCGCCAACGCCACCAGCAACAACCCATATCGGAGCGGCGCCGACCGCCGCCGCAAGGCCCGGACCGCCGCGAGCATAATCACCCCGACGAGCGCAGCCTGCCATGCCGCATGGAACGCATAGGGCCACCACAAAGCGGCCGCGCCGTTCAGAACGTCAATCACCCCGCTCATCGTCCTATCCCTTTCTTGCTCTCGTTTGTTGACGTCGCAAATCGTCCAGAAGCTTCTGTAACTCGTCGACTTCCTCGACCGAGGGCGGGCGCGTCTCGAACAACGAGGCGAACATGGCCGCGCCGCTCCCCCCAAACACCCGCTCGTGAAGGTCCCGCATTATCTTTCTATAAACCGGTTCAGGCGTATGGACAGCACGGAAAACGAACGCCTTGCCGAAATTCCCCTTGCGCTTGCTGACCAGCCCCTTGGCTTCAAGGCGTTTCAGCAGGGTCACCAGAGCCCCGTGCGTCATGGGACGGTACGGCGCCATTTCCTCGCGAATATGCCGGGCCGTGGCTTCTCCCTTCTGCCAGAGGCAGGCCATCACTTCCAGTTCCGCGCCGGGCAGGTTTTCGAGGGCTTTGCGCGCGCTTTCGGTGGGTCTTTGTCGTTTGTTGGTCATGTAGCGGCCTCCAACTTGCCGACGAGGGCTCGGGGCGGGTTTCGGAACCGGCCTCAAAAATATACCTTCGTATACATCCTGTCAAGCAAAAAATACGCGGGCATTTTTTGAACATTCCGGGGGATTGACCGGGCGCAAGGCCGCTGCTACGATGATGCCGCAGGCTAAAGCATGTCCCTGCAACAGGTTACTTGGGCCGATGAACGAGCAACAGGGGGCAACAAGAGAGTCGCTTATGCTCCGTTCTTCAAAAAGTATTGCGCGTATGCTTGCCCTGGCGCTCCTGACGTTCTGTTCTTTCGCTGGCGCCGAGAGCCTCTCGCCTGAACAGGAATCCGCTTTGCGTG
Proteins encoded in this window:
- a CDS encoding BlaI/MecI/CopY family transcriptional regulator; the protein is MTNKRQRPTESARKALENLPGAELEVMACLWQKGEATARHIREEMAPYRPMTHGALVTLLKRLEAKGLVSKRKGNFGKAFVFRAVHTPEPVYRKIMRDLHERVFGGSGAAMFASLFETRPPSVEEVDELQKLLDDLRRQQTRARKG
- a CDS encoding M56 family metallopeptidase — encoded protein: MSGVIDVLNGAAALWWPYAFHAAWQAALVGVIMLAAVRALRRRSAPLRYGLLLVALAKFAIPPMLALPVGVFFWMPEPARIQAPALEDTEAVPAGSESGPANVARAQSPELAVPQRAGIGTAVQGAADTHVGESGRQAPPVRSARLTLRGWLMALHIAGAIMMGGWMLWSLAMLRKTLASCRPAWEGPVRDAAARASEALGLRGDVEVFLAPGDAAPMAVGLFRPAAVLPESMAEKLDPAGLEVVLAHELAHLRRRDPWVLVLENVLLTLWWFNPVVWMLVKSLRRTREDCCDDLVLSLRLADEHTYCRSLINAASTVARPGWSPAILGFADRMHPLGRRLTRLMDTTLRKPHRLSLAGIAVLAMLAIAALPGLRTASAGPAGAVTPSATGTAALSGAEETASAGAFPEIPGKVIFHGKYRHRSRGGELPEPGELWLKQTETGAVTAITRLPFMNSTEIAKGNEARQIIAYASVREAQGDKPGYRLDLNIQDGQVLVTRRGIREDWDDRALPVPKGALFDPNSRPDPYAAANIVLRGLNLAGGERKEMPVYDWDNSGDAMAAYTISFTNVGKEQVIVPAGKFEATHIVLEQVTSGDTWFKKRATHVTDFWVLDNGVIVRILRHREPYELELLEWSAPETLPGYEALAAGESLTAGGEARPYHGRAALRFDGAGDFIMVGPSESLDIRGDATISAWIRKQGDTARFDEQILWRGDETFGQDPLSLFIHNDRVTIRTDAPVAFSASSTVPVGHDWNFWTGVRDAGAGKLRVYLNGGLVGESPLPQMPVYDTSRMWIVLGAVDKGNWQYFHGDIGEIQLWNIVRSPEEIRQDMEGGIKPGTAGLVAYWNFEEGSGQELHDASGNGHDVYLGKTASPDPGDPAWITPAEGFAAAPALPPAPSLEDVPGEVAFKALYKHFSRGQEAGTAEVAYKKTPDGGLAVWSELTFYPSTYLAVSDAEKRLQKYVIHYPSGERPGYHAEYVFGQGAMQRTKVQEGQLGGDMVADVPAGASFDPNTRPDPYCVAPILLAGLNLSEGQSKELDVYDTDYTGEDVESYRIRFEHKGKERIELSTGKSFEANHVVLTQLSTARTWFKKGEGHVTDFWVLDNGVLVRIYRHREPYEVVLLTWSVPDELPGLIK
- a CDS encoding DUF58 domain-containing protein: MRNAFWFIIGGVVLALAFVIQSPYLSYAAYGFLLLVGIAHFSSWAWLSGLDCRRTLDRTTLNQGEDITVEVTVENRRGWPIPWLYVEDLHPPDFPRAGDNSRLAVLMPGRTLRFRYTLTCPRRGYHRIGPLLMESGDLFGLQRRFITGKRQDYISVLPTVAYIETFTIAARRPQGPVRISNRIYEDPSRIAGVREYQRGDPLNLIHWKASARMGDLFTKQTEPSNVLGATLVLDLHQDAYAGDKAEQRMELAITTVASLAYLLQLSGEQLGMITNARDAAEAARYEVAGTETLSRQEAESGVAGEEKSDTLRPLEVPTRRSPVQALHIIENLARVLPTDGLDVGALLMAEFRKQPRDATLIPVVPRVTPEFARVLAQMKLSGFSVTVFLIDNYHGYEEASVMLAGDGIDVLHIETERDLHEISPARI